Proteins from a genomic interval of Osmia bicornis bicornis chromosome 13, iOsmBic2.1, whole genome shotgun sequence:
- the LOC114880947 gene encoding LOW QUALITY PROTEIN: uncharacterized protein LOC114880947 (The sequence of the model RefSeq protein was modified relative to this genomic sequence to represent the inferred CDS: inserted 4 bases in 3 codons; deleted 4 bases in 3 codons), whose translation MRQSHQVSASFXRPGPSRKRVGATPDKEIVPRVVLADRPHRSYPSIRCEYIRARWSARLPKLPRSKETWRHRVRECVHKYTCACXCVRASGPGRTTSTFAFVVRPRPYNQHFPRSAFFVSFFALAILLSPLSLCPVAVAPALYSSSLLECTVAGSRESRDPRLGIRRRSTKLSPRFSCSMXTRGNKEEEDSSVVDVLTGTVVGPVASSLNVAFRVAFVLSAANKVIIVVAGKTPGGKHRNLLRLYASWPLVCACCANVRAIVRPCARLFTRTHILRLTRGACAALNDDSRAPLFASWEFRGAIKTITSIRRHSRDHSEHRPPK comes from the exons ATGCGACAGTCGCACCAAGTTTCCGCGAGTT TCCGACCCGGCCCGAGCAGGAAGCGTGTCGGCGCGACGCCGGATAAGGAAATCGTACCGCGTGTCGTTTTA GCGGATCGACCGCATCGATCGTATCCATCGATTCGATGTGAGTACATACGTGCGCGTTGGAGCGCGAGACTGCCGAAATTA CCACGGAGCAAGGAAACGTGGAGGCATCGTGTGCGCGAGTGTGTACACAAGTACACgtgtgcgtg gtgcgtgcgtgccAGTGGTCCCGGTCGTACGACGAGTACGTTCGCCTTCGTCGTTCGTCCGCGCCCGTACAACCAA CATTTTCCTCGTTCGGccttcttcgtttctttcttcgcACTGGCCATTCTCCTTTCTCCCCTTTCTCTGTGTCCCGTGGCCGTTGCTCCAGCACTCTACTCGTCATCTCTGCTCGAGTGCACCGTGGCCGGTTCGAGGGAGAGCCGCGACCCGCGTCTCGGAATTCGTCGAAGGTCCACGAAACTCTCGCCGCGCTTTTCGTGCTCGA GAACACGAGGGAACAAGGAAGAGGAGGACAGCAGTGTCGTGGACGTGTTAACCGGAACCGTAGTTGGTCCCGTCGCGTCGTCGTTGAACGTCGCATTCCGTGTTGCGTTCGTGTTGAGTGCAGCCAACAAAGTGATCATCGTCGTGGCTGGAAAGACTCCAGGTGGAAAACACCGCAACCTCCTTCGTTTGTATGCGTCCTGGCCGCTTGTGTGTGCCTGTTGTGCGAACGTGCGTGCCATCGTACGTCCGTGTGCACGCCTGTTTACGCGGACACACATATTACGTCTTACACGAGGCGCTTGCGCCGCTCTTAACGACGATTCGCGCGCGCCTCTTTTCGCGTCGTGGGAGTTTCGTGGCGCGATTAAAACGATCACGTCTATTCGCAGGCACTCGCGTGATCATTCGGAGCACCGTCCACCAAAATGA